A region of the Candidatus Eremiobacteraceae bacterium genome:
CATCGTGCTCACCGCGTCCGAGGGCGATGAATACACCGACTACATCATGAAAATCGCGCCGTTCAACTCGGTGCGCTCGATTCAGATCGGTCCGAACGCGACGCCGGCCGATCTCAAGCGGGCGGCTTCGTATGTCGACGCAGCGCAAGGCGTGTTCTTCTCAGGCGGCGATCAGGCGCACTACGTCAAGTGGAAGGGGTCGGCGTTGATCGCCGCGGTGCAGCGTGTCTACGACCGCGGGGGCGTCGTCGGCGGCACGAGCGCCGGCCTAGCCATTCTCGGCGAGTACGCATTCGATGCTATCGCTGAGGACAAGATCGGTCCGGACGTCAACGTCACGACGACGAACGCCATGGCAGACCCGAGCGAACCGATCATCAGCTTCACGCACGATCTGTTCGAATTTCCGCCGATGCGCGGTATCCTGACCGAGACCCACCTCGTCACGCGCGATCGTCTCGGCCGTCTTATCGTCTTTCTAGCGCGTCTGAGCTCGGACTCGAAGACGCCGCTGCTCGGCGTCGGATTGAACGAGCATAGCGCTCTCGTCGTCGATCGCAACGGCGTCGGCACGCTCATGCTCGAGCATCACACCGGAGAAGCACTGCTGGTCCGGCTCACAAAACCGACGCCGATCAAGCCTGGTACTCCGTTCACCGCGCACAAGGTGCTGATCACAGTGCTCGATCGCGATGGCGATCAGGTCGACTTTCGGACCTGGCATGCGGACGCGCGAAGCTTCTTCATCGATGTCGACGGTTCAAAGCGGCCGTACTACACGCCAAGCGATCCATACACGACTCCTACGAGTTCCGATCGAGATTGAAGGTACGAATATGACTTGGGAAGGCATCAGCGGCGCAGCCACGGTCGCCACGACCCTCATCATCGCGGCGACGGCGATCGCGGCGATCGGTAAATAGGCTAGCGCCCTTCGCACGTAGCCGGACGTCAGGGCTTCACTGGCTTTTCAGCGCCGTGATGTATGTTCCCATTTTACCCGGTCGTTCAGGAGGTTCAGGATGTCTCAGTACCCACTTAGGGGCATTGCGCTGGTTGTTCTTGCAGCTTTGGTCATATCGACGCTCAAGGCGCCGGCCCAAGCGTCGCCCATTTCGTCATCCAGACACGGCGCTGTCCTCGCCGACAACTCCACCACTCGCTCACCCGCATTCATGACGCGCGCTGGAGCCGACGCGAGAACCCCAGCCCTCTTTGTATCCGACGATGAAACCAACGCCGTGTACATCTTGAATCCCGACAACATCAATGGCGCCCCGTTGGGCAAGATCACCGACAGTATTAACACCCCGACAACGCTGTACGTCGACGGAAGCGGCGTGCTGTACGTGAACAACACCTTGAACAACAGGAACTATGCTGCGTTGTATCAGCCCGGCTCGGTCCATCCCTCGCGAATCATCCGGTTCGCCAACACGCTCGGCGGG
Encoded here:
- a CDS encoding cyanophycinase, with the translated sequence MDFSSTRMFTALFMTGAMLAWATPVRAAGDLIIYPCAGSATPSDVVPHGPGLILMGGGNTVDPAFEWMHDTIVGSHWKRGGDVIVLTASEGDEYTDYIMKIAPFNSVRSIQIGPNATPADLKRAASYVDAAQGVFFSGGDQAHYVKWKGSALIAAVQRVYDRGGVVGGTSAGLAILGEYAFDAIAEDKIGPDVNVTTTNAMADPSEPIISFTHDLFEFPPMRGILTETHLVTRDRLGRLIVFLARLSSDSKTPLLGVGLNEHSALVVDRNGVGTLMLEHHTGEALLVRLTKPTPIKPGTPFTAHKVLITVLDRDGDQVDFRTWHADARSFFIDVDGSKRPYYTPSDPYTTPTSSDRD